One Sodalinema gerasimenkoae IPPAS B-353 DNA segment encodes these proteins:
- a CDS encoding antibiotic biosynthesis monooxygenase has product MSDFMDFLRHKYAYVAQGEFKPGCFEEAKALFDEAVRNYREGFEGAYLLQEPGTDRGIAVVFWDDPDDMDNNRNAKVDEILEEMSHLFLTAPKTGFYEVSSEIEKSVPVAS; this is encoded by the coding sequence ATGAGTGATTTCATGGACTTCCTACGCCACAAATATGCCTATGTGGCTCAAGGAGAATTTAAACCGGGCTGTTTTGAGGAAGCTAAAGCCTTGTTTGATGAGGCGGTGCGCAATTATCGCGAGGGCTTTGAGGGGGCGTATCTGTTACAAGAACCTGGGACTGATCGCGGCATTGCGGTGGTCTTCTGGGATGATCCAGATGATATGGACAATAATCGCAATGCTAAGGTGGATGAGATTTTAGAAGAGATGTCTCATCTGTTCCTGACGGCGCCCAAAACCGGCTTCTATGAGGTTAGCAGTGAAATTGAGAAGTCGGTTCCCGTGGCCAGTTAA
- a CDS encoding SAM-dependent methyltransferase: MTTNTFNPKTAPGHQVLAAAGKTILRPGGQAASRQLWTWAEFTPGDTVLELASSFGMSAIALAREFGVNVVGVEQNSESVQRATKAVREAGLSDRIRFVEASIFKLDQLEEQFDFVLAEAIVTMQAPAGKAKLFGLIHDRLKPGGVFLSHEMKTTTPEVSQALAANLRVNAQPLTAEAWQELAHNNGFTVQQQASGPMDLLDLSRLIQDEGVMGTVKFASNLILHPQLRDRILEMRRVFHQYQSSLGYWLMAAQRRPQ, encoded by the coding sequence ATGACGACTAACACCTTTAATCCTAAAACGGCTCCCGGCCACCAAGTGCTGGCGGCGGCGGGTAAAACCATCCTCCGTCCCGGTGGACAGGCGGCGAGCCGACAGTTATGGACTTGGGCTGAGTTTACCCCTGGGGATACGGTTTTGGAGTTGGCGTCGAGTTTTGGCATGAGTGCGATCGCCCTGGCTCGGGAGTTTGGGGTGAACGTTGTGGGTGTCGAACAAAATTCTGAGAGTGTGCAACGGGCAACGAAGGCGGTACGTGAGGCGGGGTTGAGCGATCGCATTCGTTTTGTTGAGGCCAGTATTTTTAAGCTGGATCAGCTTGAGGAACAGTTTGATTTTGTGCTGGCTGAGGCCATTGTCACCATGCAAGCCCCCGCAGGGAAGGCCAAACTATTTGGGCTGATTCATGATCGTCTCAAACCCGGTGGGGTGTTCCTCTCCCATGAGATGAAAACTACCACCCCTGAAGTGTCCCAGGCCTTGGCGGCGAATTTACGGGTGAATGCTCAACCGCTGACCGCTGAAGCTTGGCAAGAACTGGCTCACAATAACGGTTTCACGGTGCAACAGCAGGCCTCGGGACCAATGGATTTGTTGGATTTGTCCCGTCTGATTCAAGATGAAGGGGTGATGGGAACCGTGAAATTTGCCTCTAATCTGATTCTGCACCCTCAGTTACGCGATCGCATTCTGGAGATGCGTCGGGTGTTTCATCAATACCAGTCCAGTTTAGGCTACTGGCTCATGGCGGCTCAACGCCGTCCTCAATAA
- a CDS encoding response regulator encodes MKTVLIVEDDLVNARVFSKILTKRGGMAVKHTENVEEVMEIAKAGDADIILMDVSLAHSVYQGQSVDGIKITQILKSDPATANLPIILVTAHAMAGDRETFLSQSGADGYISKPVVDHQEFVDAIRALLPVDE; translated from the coding sequence ATGAAGACCGTTCTGATTGTAGAGGACGATTTAGTTAATGCGCGGGTGTTCTCAAAGATTTTGACGAAACGAGGCGGCATGGCAGTCAAACACACCGAAAATGTGGAAGAGGTGATGGAGATTGCCAAGGCCGGAGATGCGGATATCATCCTGATGGATGTTTCTCTGGCCCACAGTGTCTATCAAGGGCAATCCGTTGATGGGATTAAGATTACCCAAATTCTTAAGTCTGATCCTGCCACGGCCAACTTACCCATTATTTTGGTGACGGCCCACGCCATGGCCGGCGATCGCGAGACCTTCTTGTCTCAAAGTGGCGCCGATGGCTATATTTCTAAACCTGTCGTCGATCACCAGGAGTTTGTCGATGCCATCCGGGCCCTGCTTCCCGTCGATGAGTAG
- a CDS encoding 16S rRNA (uracil(1498)-N(3))-methyltransferase encodes MQRITVESVQICDRTLTLNRDQHHYLTRVLRLRGGDRFVAMDGSGRWWETELVQREDGQWQGNLLQVLDLNRELPVRVTLLAGLPKGQGFDEVVRQTTELGVSRIIPVVSDRTLLNPSPNKLQRWQRIATEAAEQSERQWVPPIEEPLSFAGAIDAVADSRAYLCVARGEVPHLQTQLQQPLNFPPPDTEEIAIAIGPEGGWTPEEVQQARQAHWQLVSLGRRVLRAITAPTVALTMIAAHYESHDP; translated from the coding sequence GTGCAACGTATTACCGTTGAGTCTGTCCAGATTTGCGATCGCACCCTGACCCTCAATCGCGACCAACACCATTATTTGACGCGGGTGTTGCGGTTACGGGGGGGCGATCGCTTTGTGGCCATGGATGGTTCTGGGCGTTGGTGGGAAACGGAGTTGGTGCAACGCGAGGATGGACAATGGCAGGGAAACCTGTTGCAGGTGCTGGATCTCAATCGGGAGTTACCGGTGAGGGTCACGTTGTTGGCGGGCCTTCCTAAAGGACAAGGGTTTGATGAGGTGGTTCGTCAGACGACGGAGTTGGGGGTGAGTCGTATTATTCCGGTGGTGAGCGATCGCACGCTCCTCAACCCCAGCCCGAATAAGCTGCAACGCTGGCAACGCATCGCTACGGAAGCGGCGGAACAGTCGGAACGACAATGGGTTCCCCCGATTGAGGAACCCCTGTCATTTGCCGGGGCGATCGATGCCGTGGCCGACAGTCGGGCCTATCTCTGTGTGGCTCGGGGAGAGGTTCCTCATTTACAAACCCAGTTACAGCAGCCTCTGAATTTTCCCCCCCCAGATACTGAGGAGATTGCCATCGCCATTGGCCCAGAAGGGGGTTGGACTCCTGAAGAAGTGCAACAGGCTCGACAGGCTCATTGGCAACTGGTGTCCCTCGGGCGGCGTGTTCTGCGAGCCATTACGGCTCCGACTGTGGCCCTGACGATGATTGCGGCTCATTATGAAAGTCATGACCCGTAA
- a CDS encoding DNA gyrase/topoisomerase IV subunit A, producing the protein MAKQLNLLSGGQIVPTALHQEMQQSYLEYAMSVIVGRALPDVRDGLKPVHRRIIYAMHELGLTPERPYRKCARVVGDVLGKYHPHGDQSVYDALVRLVQDFSSRYPLLAGHGNFGSIDNDPPAAMRYTETRLGELGNQALLSEIGTATVDFTGNFDNSQQEPVVLPAQLPILLLNGSSGIAVGMATNIPPHNLGELVDGLIALIDRPTLSDDKLLELIPGPDFPTGGEIIGIQGIRDAYLKGRGSITVRGVVGVETVQTGKTRRSQRPALIVSEFPFQVSKSSWIEKLAQLVNQGKIDAISDIRDESDRAGIRVVIELKREASPQKVLKQIYRLTALQNTFGVIMLSLVDNQPRQLTLRETLQAFLDFREQTLTRQYQDELDKIESRLHLLSGLLKALDHLDAVIDILRHAPDGTTAKAEFQSRLDFSEQQANAILAMPMRRLTGMERDNLKGEFEELNQRRQVLQGLLGDRHELLKSLKKELRQLKRKFGDERRTRIVTADGTVKSEAVQFEEAKKQPLSASLPLDLKPQAEAAVLEITQRGYGRRLLPKNVTPIEGVPPQGQLLEITEDFPLQQIPSQTDRELLMFVRDGKVYSAPIGEIAKLNGRNDRGQPLVGLLPPSAQGDPDAIVAQFVADEVLQEKQVVFLTQAGRIKRLPFADMTNITARGLTVLKFKGDDGLHGIEVAQPGQQAIVASSGGRLLRMPVDDEQLPVLGRTAQGYQAVRLRKTESIAGLSIVEDSDELVLITERGYCKRLAVTELRLGERGAIGTQGLRFANASDRLLAIVRAIPGAELVLHLNGDRLLRLPMSSLKSQGKDGTGQRPKLIKSKDTVISTRICLPTEGE; encoded by the coding sequence ATGGCTAAGCAGTTAAACCTCCTCTCCGGCGGACAAATCGTCCCAACCGCTTTGCACCAGGAGATGCAGCAGTCCTATCTTGAATACGCCATGAGTGTCATCGTGGGGCGGGCGCTTCCGGACGTGCGAGATGGACTCAAACCGGTTCACCGGCGGATTATTTACGCCATGCACGAGCTGGGACTGACCCCAGAACGGCCCTATCGTAAATGCGCTCGTGTGGTTGGGGATGTGTTGGGGAAATATCACCCCCATGGAGATCAATCGGTCTATGATGCCCTGGTGCGCCTCGTTCAGGACTTTTCGAGCCGGTATCCTCTCTTGGCCGGCCATGGGAACTTTGGCTCCATCGATAATGACCCCCCAGCGGCAATGCGGTACACCGAAACCCGTCTGGGGGAACTGGGGAACCAAGCTCTCCTCAGTGAAATTGGCACTGCTACGGTTGACTTTACGGGAAACTTCGATAATTCCCAACAAGAACCGGTGGTGTTGCCGGCCCAACTGCCGATTCTCCTGCTCAACGGCAGTTCCGGGATTGCCGTGGGGATGGCCACCAATATCCCTCCCCATAATTTGGGAGAACTGGTGGATGGCTTGATTGCCCTAATTGATCGCCCCACCCTCTCGGACGATAAACTCTTAGAACTCATCCCCGGCCCCGATTTTCCGACGGGGGGCGAAATCATTGGCATTCAGGGCATTCGTGATGCCTATCTCAAAGGACGGGGCAGCATTACCGTTCGCGGTGTGGTGGGTGTGGAAACGGTGCAAACCGGCAAAACCCGGCGATCGCAGCGGCCGGCCCTGATTGTCAGTGAGTTTCCTTTCCAAGTCAGTAAATCCAGTTGGATTGAAAAACTGGCCCAGTTGGTGAACCAGGGCAAAATTGACGCCATCTCCGATATTCGTGATGAGAGCGATCGCGCTGGGATTCGGGTGGTGATTGAGCTGAAGCGAGAAGCCAGTCCCCAAAAGGTCCTCAAACAAATCTATCGCCTCACGGCCCTGCAAAATACCTTCGGGGTCATTATGTTGTCTTTGGTGGACAATCAACCCCGCCAACTGACTCTGCGAGAAACCCTCCAAGCCTTTCTCGACTTCCGCGAGCAAACCCTCACCCGTCAGTACCAAGACGAACTCGACAAAATTGAAAGCCGTCTCCATCTGTTGTCAGGATTGCTCAAAGCCCTTGATCATCTCGATGCGGTGATTGATATCTTGCGTCATGCCCCCGATGGAACGACCGCCAAAGCCGAGTTTCAGAGCCGTTTGGACTTCAGTGAACAGCAGGCCAACGCCATTTTAGCCATGCCCATGCGTCGTCTGACGGGGATGGAACGGGACAACCTGAAAGGGGAATTTGAGGAACTAAATCAACGTCGTCAAGTGTTGCAGGGGTTGTTGGGCGATCGCCATGAACTGCTGAAATCTCTTAAAAAGGAGTTGCGTCAGCTTAAGCGCAAGTTTGGCGATGAACGCCGCACTCGCATTGTCACCGCCGATGGGACCGTGAAATCCGAGGCGGTTCAGTTTGAAGAGGCGAAAAAGCAACCCCTAAGCGCCTCATTACCCCTCGATCTCAAACCCCAAGCCGAAGCCGCCGTCTTAGAAATTACACAACGGGGCTATGGCCGCCGCCTCCTCCCCAAAAATGTCACCCCCATCGAGGGGGTACCGCCTCAGGGGCAACTCCTGGAGATCACCGAGGACTTTCCCTTACAGCAAATTCCTAGTCAAACCGATCGCGAGTTGTTGATGTTTGTCCGGGATGGCAAAGTTTATTCTGCCCCCATTGGTGAGATTGCCAAACTCAATGGCCGCAACGATCGCGGACAGCCTCTGGTGGGCTTGTTACCCCCGAGCGCTCAAGGAGACCCCGATGCCATTGTGGCTCAGTTTGTGGCGGATGAGGTCTTACAAGAGAAACAAGTGGTCTTCCTGACGCAAGCGGGACGCATTAAACGGTTGCCCTTTGCCGACATGACTAACATTACGGCCCGAGGATTGACGGTCTTGAAGTTTAAGGGAGACGATGGACTCCATGGCATTGAGGTCGCTCAGCCGGGACAACAGGCGATTGTGGCGTCGAGTGGCGGCCGTTTGTTGCGAATGCCGGTGGATGATGAGCAGTTGCCGGTGTTGGGACGAACCGCCCAAGGGTATCAGGCGGTTCGCTTGCGTAAAACCGAAAGCATTGCGGGTTTGAGTATTGTGGAGGACTCCGATGAACTGGTGTTGATTACTGAGCGGGGATACTGTAAACGCTTAGCTGTGACGGAGTTGCGCCTCGGGGAACGGGGGGCGATTGGCACTCAGGGCCTGCGCTTTGCCAATGCCAGCGATCGCCTGCTGGCGATTGTGCGCGCGATTCCTGGGGCCGAGTTGGTGCTACACCTCAATGGCGATCGCCTGCTACGTTTGCCGATGAGTTCTCTGAAATCTCAAGGCAAGGATGGAACGGGCCAGCGTCCTAAACTGATCAAATCTAAAGACACCGTGATCTCTACCCGCATCTGTTTGCCAACTGAGGGAGAATAA